In a genomic window of Treponema sp. J25:
- a CDS encoding type II toxin-antitoxin system prevent-host-death family antitoxin translates to MIAVGVRDLKNQLSQYLQYVKNGEKVVITEHNRVIAEISSPSKEVSNTDVEIELEKLAAAGKLIKAKRNNSIQLKAETPSGIDWISVYKENRES, encoded by the coding sequence ATGATTGCAGTTGGCGTAAGAGATTTGAAGAATCAACTTTCACAGTACCTTCAATATGTTAAGAATGGTGAGAAAGTTGTTATTACAGAACACAATCGGGTTATAGCAGAAATCTCTTCACCTTCAAAGGAAGTTTCAAATACTGATGTTGAAATTGAGTTGGAGAAACTAGCTGCAGCTGGAAAGCTGATTAAAGCAAAAAGAAACAATTCTATTCAACTAAAAGCAGAAACACCTTCCGGTATTGATTGGATATCAGTTTATAAGGAAAACCGAGAATCATAA